In the Chitinophagaceae bacterium genome, one interval contains:
- a CDS encoding acyl-CoA carboxylase subunit beta: MNIEFNKNEDAMKLAWSQVRQRLEKIYEGGGKKSAARQKERNKLTARERIAYLCDKDAAFTEIGAFAGYDMYPDEGGCPAGGTVSGIGYVSGRQCVIVANDQTVKAGAWFPITGKKNLRMQEIAMENNLPIIYLVDSAGVFLPMQDEIFPDKEHFGRIFRNNAKMSAMGITQIAAVMGACVAGGAYLPIMSDETLMVEGNGSIFLAGPYLVKAAIGEDIDIETLGGAETHNAISGIADYKFKTEEECLDKVKKIMGKIGHHKKAGFDRIRSKAPEKNNGDIYGIMSEGNTKPYDVTGIINCIVDAGSFDAFKEEYGKTIVCGYARVDGWAVGIVANQRLIVKSKKGEMQLGGVIYNDSADKAARFIMNCNQKRIPLVFLQDVTGFMVGSRSEHSGIIKDGAKLVNAVANSVVPKITIITGNSYGAGNYAMCGKAYDPRFIYAWPTAKIAVMGGEQAAKTMLQIQVATLKAKGKEITPEEEKKLLQQLIQRYDSQTTPYYAAARLWVDGIIDPGETRKYISEGIAAADHNPDIPEFKTGVFQV; the protein is encoded by the coding sequence ATGAACATTGAATTCAACAAGAACGAGGATGCAATGAAACTGGCCTGGAGCCAGGTAAGGCAACGACTGGAAAAGATCTATGAAGGCGGCGGAAAGAAATCGGCAGCCCGGCAAAAAGAGCGGAACAAACTCACCGCCCGGGAACGGATAGCATATTTGTGCGATAAGGATGCCGCTTTTACAGAGATAGGCGCTTTTGCCGGCTATGATATGTACCCCGATGAAGGGGGCTGCCCGGCAGGCGGCACCGTCAGCGGTATTGGTTATGTAAGCGGCAGGCAGTGTGTGATCGTTGCAAACGACCAGACCGTGAAAGCAGGTGCCTGGTTCCCCATCACCGGTAAGAAGAATCTACGGATGCAGGAAATAGCGATGGAGAACAACCTGCCCATCATATACCTGGTTGACAGTGCCGGTGTCTTCCTCCCCATGCAGGACGAGATCTTTCCCGATAAAGAACATTTCGGCCGCATCTTCCGCAACAATGCAAAGATGAGTGCCATGGGTATTACACAGATAGCCGCCGTAATGGGCGCCTGTGTGGCTGGTGGCGCCTACCTGCCCATCATGAGCGATGAGACACTGATGGTGGAAGGCAATGGTTCGATCTTTTTAGCCGGCCCTTACCTGGTGAAGGCTGCCATTGGCGAGGACATAGACATTGAAACACTGGGCGGTGCAGAAACACACAATGCCATCAGCGGTATTGCCGATTATAAATTCAAGACAGAAGAGGAATGCCTGGACAAGGTGAAGAAGATAATGGGAAAAATCGGCCACCACAAAAAGGCCGGCTTTGACCGGATCAGATCAAAAGCACCGGAAAAAAATAATGGTGATATCTATGGCATCATGAGTGAGGGAAATACCAAACCCTACGATGTAACCGGTATCATCAACTGCATTGTGGATGCAGGAAGTTTTGATGCTTTCAAAGAAGAGTACGGCAAGACCATCGTGTGTGGTTATGCCCGCGTGGACGGATGGGCGGTGGGTATTGTTGCCAACCAGCGCCTGATCGTAAAAAGCAAGAAAGGCGAGATGCAGTTGGGCGGTGTTATTTACAACGACAGCGCCGATAAAGCAGCCCGCTTCATCATGAACTGCAATCAAAAAAGGATACCGCTTGTTTTTTTACAGGACGTGACCGGCTTCATGGTAGGCAGCCGCAGCGAACACAGTGGTATTATTAAGGACGGTGCCAAACTGGTGAATGCTGTTGCCAATTCGGTAGTGCCCAAGATCACCATCATCACCGGTAATTCCTATGGTGCAGGCAACTATGCCATGTGCGGCAAAGCCTACGATCCCCGTTTTATTTATGCCTGGCCCACGGCAAAGATCGCGGTGATGGGTGGCGAGCAGGCGGCCAAAACCATGCTCCAGATACAGGTGGCTACCTTAAAAGCCAAAGGCAAAGAGATCACTCCCGAAGAGGAAAAAAAACTGTTGCAACAACTGATACAACGCTACGATTCTCAAACCACCCCCTATTATGCTGCTGCCCGGCTTTGGGTGGATGGCATCATTGACCCGGGAGAAACAAGGAAATACATTTCAGAAGGCATTGCTGCAGCGGATCACAACCCGGATATCCCGGAATTTAAAACAGGGGTTTTCCAGGTTTGA
- a CDS encoding YraN family protein, with amino-acid sequence MAQHNKTGSLGENMAVEYLSGKGFAVLHRNWRHLHWEVDIIAQKDGILHFVEVKTRRTKKFGHPEEAVSKKKIQNLINASEEYLYQQPQWKRIQFNILAITIIKDEPVEYFLIEDVYL; translated from the coding sequence ATGGCACAGCACAATAAGACCGGCAGCCTGGGGGAAAACATGGCCGTGGAATACCTCTCCGGCAAAGGCTTTGCTGTGCTGCACCGGAACTGGCGTCATTTGCACTGGGAAGTGGACATCATTGCCCAAAAAGACGGCATCCTGCATTTCGTGGAAGTGAAGACCCGCCGTACAAAAAAATTCGGCCACCCGGAAGAAGCGGTTTCTAAAAAAAAGATACAGAACCTTATAAATGCCTCAGAAGAATATCTTTACCAGCAACCCCAATGGAAAAGGATACAGTTCAACATACTCGCCATCACGATCATAAAGGATGAACCCGTTGAGTATTTTCTGATCGAAGATGTGTATTTGTGA
- a CDS encoding DinB family protein has product MANEINRILKLFADLQHGDCWIGLNFKEVLHGMDAGKAARTLSADGNSIWMLVSHLVYWRTTVVNRLTGSDNPPPFKDFSLPPELDEANWKQALHDFEAAYHLLRNAIHHFNEDNLYKDSPKKGQTYYELIIGCLQHDAYHMGQMALLKKSLAG; this is encoded by the coding sequence ATGGCTAATGAAATTAACCGCATACTAAAACTATTTGCCGACCTGCAGCATGGCGATTGCTGGATCGGGCTCAACTTTAAGGAAGTGCTGCATGGCATGGATGCGGGGAAGGCTGCCAGAACCCTCAGCGCAGACGGCAACAGTATCTGGATGCTGGTATCGCACCTTGTTTACTGGCGGACCACCGTGGTTAACCGCCTCACTGGAAGTGATAACCCGCCGCCGTTCAAGGATTTTTCACTGCCCCCGGAACTGGATGAGGCCAACTGGAAACAGGCCCTGCATGATTTTGAAGCAGCATATCATTTGCTCCGCAATGCCATACACCATTTTAATGAAGATAATCTCTATAAAGATTCTCCCAAAAAGGGGCAGACCTACTACGAACTCATTATAGGATGCCTGCAGCATGATGCCTACCACATGGGGCAAATGGCGCTGCTGAAGAAAAGTTTAGCTGGT
- a CDS encoding YkgJ family cysteine cluster protein: MQAVNLRSFRQKVRFNKKRLRAFLTKIEKDPPRGLDNLTRSLEPEVWKEVDCLSCANCCKTMSPTFTKTDIKRISKHFGQTPEEFTKKWLRKDRIGDMLNKVEPCQFLNLADNKCSIYEIRPADCSGFPHLPKRKMLDYMHIHKQNIEYCPATYKLVEKMQEAMEIGH; this comes from the coding sequence ATGCAGGCAGTTAACCTCCGTTCGTTCAGGCAAAAAGTACGTTTCAATAAAAAAAGACTGAGAGCATTTCTTACAAAGATCGAGAAGGATCCCCCACGGGGACTGGATAATCTTACCCGGTCACTGGAGCCCGAAGTGTGGAAGGAAGTGGACTGCCTTAGCTGCGCCAACTGCTGCAAGACGATGAGTCCTACGTTCACCAAAACCGATATCAAACGGATATCAAAACATTTTGGACAAACGCCGGAGGAGTTCACTAAAAAATGGCTTCGTAAGGACAGGATCGGCGACATGCTCAACAAGGTGGAGCCCTGCCAGTTCCTGAATTTAGCGGATAATAAATGTTCCATTTACGAAATAAGGCCTGCCGATTGTTCCGGCTTTCCTCATTTACCCAAAAGAAAGATGCTGGACTATATGCACATACACAAGCAGAACATTGAATACTGCCCGGCTACGTATAAACTGGTGGAGAAGATGCAGGAAGCAATGGAAATTGGGCATTAG